Proteins encoded together in one Leptospira bourretii window:
- a CDS encoding TetR/AcrR family transcriptional regulator — MAISRKKTIQKKPKAIGRPSKENGMNVKEALVQAGLELLGTTSLEDISLRKVAAKAGVSHVATYHHFENKHALFSALAEIGFQKYFETYQKELEKTDQDFKGRYRALGWTYFQFIMENRQFARIMFGGTGVDAKTHPTLLAVSRRTYRQLHEIIRMGQSLGHLEKGNTREKTLASWAMIHGIAMLFLEGRLQMKNDPKEMEKFIQTVTEYAYVGMKSV; from the coding sequence ATGGCGATTTCGAGAAAAAAAACCATACAGAAAAAACCGAAGGCCATAGGCCGCCCTTCAAAAGAAAATGGAATGAATGTAAAAGAAGCATTGGTCCAAGCAGGTTTGGAACTTCTCGGAACCACTTCTCTCGAAGATATCTCACTCCGCAAAGTGGCCGCAAAAGCAGGAGTGAGCCATGTCGCCACCTACCACCATTTTGAAAATAAACATGCTTTGTTTTCAGCCTTAGCCGAAATCGGATTCCAAAAGTATTTTGAAACTTATCAAAAAGAATTAGAAAAAACTGACCAAGACTTTAAAGGAAGATATAGAGCCCTCGGTTGGACCTACTTCCAGTTTATTATGGAAAACAGGCAGTTCGCAAGGATAATGTTTGGTGGAACGGGAGTGGATGCAAAGACCCATCCAACATTACTTGCTGTTTCCAGGAGAACCTATCGCCAGTTACATGAGATCATTCGAATGGGCCAATCTTTGGGACATTTAGAAAAAGGAAATACCAGAGAAAAAACCTTAGCTTCTTGGGCGATGATTCACGGAATTGCTATGTTATTCTTAGAAGGCCGTTTGCAGATGAAAAACGACCCAAAAGAAATGGAAAAATTCATCCAAACGGTAACAGAGTATGCCTACGTTGGAATGAAATCCGTATAA
- a CDS encoding EF-hand domain-containing protein has protein sequence MKKILIILISFGFATIASLSAHDHDGHGRNAMAGDHFKKMDANGDNKVSKEEWQKFHDGFFTELDKDADGSVTLEEMRASRMEKREEKKEEMKEKVKEAKAKKNDKKKKPSE, from the coding sequence ATGAAAAAAATTCTAATCATCCTAATTAGTTTTGGTTTTGCTACTATAGCTTCCCTATCGGCTCATGACCACGACGGTCATGGAAGGAATGCGATGGCTGGGGATCATTTCAAAAAAATGGATGCCAACGGTGACAATAAAGTTTCTAAAGAAGAATGGCAAAAGTTTCATGATGGATTTTTCACCGAACTTGACAAAGACGCTGATGGATCAGTGACTTTAGAAGAGATGAGGGCCTCTCGTATGGAAAAACGAGAAGAGAAAAAAGAAGAAATGAAAGAAAAAGTCAAAGAAGCAAAAGCCAAAAAAAACGATAAAAAGAAAAAACCATCCGAATAA
- a CDS encoding serine hydrolase domain-containing protein, with amino-acid sequence MNQKKILINVTLFLFTFTNLPIHSEPTAKENCAKPITFSDWEISNSTESGFDDTKFCQLVKEISSDQSEFHSFLMERHGKLVTEIYNTREDHSFNKRYGLRFPFDGETKFDTNTLHDVRSVSKSVVSLLFGIAIDKKIIDGVDTSVLSFYPELPVAVDDSKQKITWKHLLTMSSGLAWEEWRYGFLFSDETRLLWKKDIPGFVFDRKILNPPGTKFNYNGGGTSVLSDILILKTNKSLKELAKEWLFDPLEIQNFEWVEDQNGRALPHAGLRLRPRDMLKLGRLVLNHGYWKGKQIVPKQWLNDSLKFQIDSEVKIFRKDGKSLGYGYQWWLGETIYLEKKIPWSLALGNGGQLIFSIPSLDMVIVTTAGGYGDPTSIQRILDVVEKIITTAK; translated from the coding sequence GTGAACCAAAAAAAGATTTTAATCAATGTAACACTTTTCCTTTTTACTTTTACAAACCTTCCGATCCATTCAGAACCAACTGCCAAGGAAAACTGTGCCAAACCAATTACTTTTTCCGACTGGGAAATTTCGAATTCGACCGAATCTGGATTTGATGATACAAAGTTTTGCCAATTGGTAAAGGAAATTAGTTCGGATCAAAGCGAATTTCATTCCTTTCTGATGGAAAGACACGGGAAACTAGTAACAGAAATTTATAATACCAGAGAAGACCATTCGTTTAATAAACGTTATGGTCTCAGATTCCCTTTTGATGGAGAAACTAAATTTGATACTAATACCTTACATGATGTAAGGTCAGTTAGTAAATCAGTAGTTTCTTTACTTTTTGGGATTGCTATTGATAAAAAAATAATCGATGGAGTAGATACATCTGTTCTTTCTTTTTACCCTGAGTTACCCGTTGCAGTGGATGATTCCAAACAAAAAATTACATGGAAACACCTTTTAACAATGAGTAGTGGACTTGCTTGGGAAGAATGGAGGTATGGGTTTTTATTTAGTGATGAAACACGACTCCTTTGGAAAAAGGACATACCAGGTTTTGTTTTTGACAGAAAAATATTAAACCCACCAGGGACTAAATTCAACTACAACGGAGGAGGAACTTCAGTTCTTTCTGATATTCTAATTCTAAAAACCAACAAATCATTAAAAGAATTGGCGAAAGAATGGTTATTTGATCCATTAGAAATTCAAAACTTTGAATGGGTGGAAGATCAAAACGGAAGAGCCCTTCCCCATGCAGGCCTTCGATTAAGACCGAGGGATATGTTAAAGTTAGGCAGGTTGGTTTTAAACCATGGATACTGGAAAGGAAAACAAATTGTTCCAAAACAATGGTTAAATGACTCACTTAAATTTCAAATCGATTCAGAGGTAAAAATATTTAGAAAAGATGGAAAGTCTCTTGGTTATGGGTATCAATGGTGGCTCGGAGAAACGATTTATTTGGAGAAAAAAATTCCTTGGTCCCTTGCGCTAGGGAATGGAGGCCAACTCATTTTCTCCATCCCCAGTTTAGATATGGTAATCGTTACCACTGCAGGTGGTTATGGAGATCCGACCTCCATCCAAAGAATTTTGGACGTAGTCGAAAAAATCATAACAACCGCTAAGTGA
- a CDS encoding TetR/AcrR family transcriptional regulator has translation MDKLVDASLSPDLASRPFKFTSKQGRNRRTQLLTIALEFLREKSPEEISFADICKEAKIPRPSAYHFFPNVEAIFHGIRLLHSESLIEKSLLLKRESFDSWKTYIERSIDVAVEVTNKERAFPRLIYGYRMSNPEMRQVGQELDAKLANLAKLGLMDRFELPELEQADQIFGVAFSIADSLLKHSYRTYGDFTTWMVSETKKATISYLKNYLPEVCKPK, from the coding sequence ATGGATAAATTGGTAGACGCATCCTTATCTCCTGACCTTGCTTCCAGGCCCTTCAAGTTCACAAGCAAACAGGGAAGAAACAGACGCACACAATTATTAACAATTGCTTTGGAATTCCTTCGTGAAAAATCTCCAGAAGAGATTAGTTTTGCAGACATTTGCAAAGAAGCCAAAATCCCGAGGCCATCTGCTTATCATTTTTTTCCCAACGTGGAAGCCATTTTCCATGGGATTCGGTTGTTGCATTCAGAAAGCCTTATCGAAAAATCTTTGTTATTAAAACGAGAATCCTTTGATTCCTGGAAAACATATATTGAAAGATCGATTGATGTTGCGGTAGAAGTAACCAATAAAGAAAGGGCATTCCCTCGATTGATTTATGGTTATCGAATGAGTAACCCTGAGATGCGCCAAGTGGGCCAGGAATTGGATGCAAAACTAGCAAACCTTGCCAAACTCGGGCTTATGGATCGGTTTGAATTGCCTGAATTAGAACAGGCAGACCAAATCTTCGGAGTTGCTTTTTCGATTGCCGATTCACTCTTAAAACATTCCTACAGAACCTATGGTGACTTCACAACTTGGATGGTGAGTGAAACTAAAAAAGCAACAATTTCCTATTTAAAAAACTATTTACCGGAAGTTTGCAAACCAAAGTAA
- a CDS encoding DUF1565 domain-containing protein, with protein sequence MDLDPTKKNDKLKQLGLLLGLYGSPTAAITPSLGNVILSNSKIQILFSRTMNPNSLTATLGVSLMPVWSDTYVANDTVVLSGSIPVGTHSFNLDATDSLGIHLPPISGNYTVLAANTNLYYVSPSGNDGNLGTTPGNTKLTITSAITGATPPAAVFVSEGNYPVDSGLGTQVNLVNNVSLYGGFSSGFLNRNSSVYVVRITDTATANADSIAVNAGATITTSTVVDGFTIRGASNPNAPTASIAFNCLLGSPSITNNRLEGGVVSNAMSAVIFLSTSSAFISNNTIQGGNSSLSNTFGVLVQDSSSPTVVYNIIYGGVANSSSHGIYNSPHANTPTIVNNAVDGGTGNISYAFNTSHPSNSIVTSNILNGGSGMTSYAIYHGAGGSDVGNYQFNTLFTSGGSIQYCLYEDGGSSPISFNGNRLFGCQTALYYDQGFNPINSITTINGGTTGGPTYSGNY encoded by the coding sequence TTGGACCTCGACCCAACCAAAAAAAATGACAAACTAAAACAACTTGGTCTCCTTTTGGGGCTTTATGGGAGCCCTACAGCGGCCATCACTCCCTCTCTCGGGAATGTCATTCTCTCTAATTCTAAAATCCAAATTCTATTCAGTCGGACTATGAATCCAAATTCTTTAACTGCCACTCTTGGAGTTAGTCTAATGCCGGTTTGGTCAGACACTTACGTCGCCAATGACACTGTGGTTCTTTCGGGTTCCATCCCAGTCGGAACTCATTCCTTCAATTTGGATGCAACAGATTCACTTGGAATTCATTTACCACCTATCAGCGGAAATTACACTGTTCTTGCTGCAAATACCAATTTATATTATGTAAGTCCTTCTGGGAATGATGGAAATTTAGGAACGACTCCCGGGAATACAAAACTCACAATTACTTCTGCCATTACAGGAGCAACTCCACCAGCGGCTGTTTTTGTTTCGGAAGGAAACTATCCTGTGGACAGTGGACTCGGAACTCAAGTGAATCTGGTAAATAATGTTTCTTTATACGGTGGGTTTAGTTCTGGATTTTTAAATCGTAATTCTAGTGTTTACGTTGTTAGGATTACAGATACAGCAACGGCAAACGCCGATTCCATCGCAGTCAATGCCGGGGCAACCATCACAACCTCTACAGTGGTGGATGGATTTACCATTAGAGGTGCATCAAACCCGAATGCTCCTACAGCATCCATTGCCTTCAACTGTTTATTGGGATCGCCCTCAATCACAAACAACCGATTGGAAGGAGGTGTTGTCAGTAATGCAATGTCCGCCGTTATTTTTCTTTCCACTTCTTCGGCATTCATTTCCAATAATACGATTCAAGGGGGAAATTCTTCGCTCTCAAATACTTTTGGAGTCTTAGTCCAAGATAGTTCCTCACCGACTGTGGTGTACAATATCATTTATGGCGGAGTTGCCAATAGTTCTTCCCACGGAATTTATAATTCGCCTCATGCAAATACGCCAACGATTGTTAACAATGCCGTTGATGGAGGTACAGGAAATATTTCTTATGCATTTAACACAAGCCATCCTTCCAATTCGATTGTCACTAGCAACATTCTGAATGGTGGATCAGGTATGACTAGTTATGCGATATATCATGGTGCAGGCGGCAGTGATGTCGGGAATTATCAGTTCAACACACTTTTTACTTCCGGTGGTTCCATTCAGTATTGTTTGTATGAAGATGGAGGATCAAGTCCGATTAGTTTTAATGGAAACAGACTTTTCGGTTGCCAAACCGCACTTTACTATGATCAAGGATTTAACCCCATAAACAGCATAACAACTATTAACGGGGGAACCACTGGCGGACCCACTTATTCAGGTAATTACTAA
- a CDS encoding FAD-dependent oxidoreductase: MNPAFSPIQIGNFTLPNRFIMGSMHLGVEGETGTAERMAAFYGKRFDGGVGLIVTGGISVNEEGKGSRTFFNIQKEEHFNELKRMNELLSGKGAMCAQLFHAGRYAADRNCVAPSAIRAPINRYVPKALTEDQCWKTIEDFGVAAKLARESGFGAVEIMGSEGYLLNQFFSPVTNQRDDYFGGDAERRMNFSIEVLRVVKKQLPEGFPVIFRMSGIDLIPGNPNFEEVIQLAQVLRDEKVSALNIGIGWHESRVPTISQLVPRGAWVPIASRIKEKVTGVPIIASNRVNDPITMQKVFDENRADIISMARPFLADPSIVKKFQTGMSNRINTCVACNQACLDHAFQEKFVSCIVNPEAVHELEFSKPKTTDPKKVLVIGTGPAGLEAARASANLGHKVTLVEKANVLGGQFQLASNIPGKSEFKETIRYFANELPALGVEIRLNTNATLTLLETENPDVTIFASGVKPREFSLKGLENLPSGNYTEYLTGKFKPGKRVAVIGGGGIGVDVAHRLTEEEDPTLNSYDKKYNISSFTNAGVQKEKAHRDVAVFRRNGKHGAGLGPTTFWALKQELESVGVEFYQGLTYKEVTKEGLKVELKNGEEFLYPCDSLILCVGQEKENSVLDEFKSKYPNKQTIVIGGAKDPKNIDAKRAFLEGLEAAHSIH; the protein is encoded by the coding sequence ATGAATCCAGCATTTTCACCGATCCAAATTGGTAATTTTACCCTCCCCAACCGTTTTATTATGGGCTCCATGCATCTTGGTGTGGAAGGAGAAACCGGCACAGCCGAAAGGATGGCCGCTTTTTATGGCAAACGTTTCGACGGGGGCGTAGGTCTTATCGTGACCGGTGGGATCAGCGTGAATGAAGAGGGAAAAGGATCTCGGACTTTTTTTAACATCCAAAAAGAAGAACATTTTAATGAATTAAAACGTATGAATGAACTCCTCTCAGGTAAGGGGGCCATGTGCGCCCAACTTTTCCATGCAGGTCGTTATGCTGCAGATAGAAATTGTGTGGCTCCGTCTGCCATTCGTGCACCAATCAATCGTTATGTGCCAAAAGCTCTAACAGAAGACCAGTGTTGGAAAACCATAGAAGACTTCGGAGTGGCGGCAAAACTCGCACGAGAAAGTGGATTTGGTGCCGTTGAGATTATGGGGAGCGAAGGTTATTTATTAAACCAATTTTTTTCTCCAGTAACCAACCAGAGAGATGATTATTTTGGCGGGGATGCAGAACGCCGGATGAACTTTTCCATAGAAGTCCTTCGTGTCGTGAAAAAACAACTTCCTGAAGGTTTTCCTGTTATTTTTCGTATGTCAGGGATAGATCTGATTCCTGGAAACCCAAACTTTGAAGAAGTTATTCAGCTAGCACAAGTTTTGCGGGATGAAAAAGTTTCTGCTTTGAATATTGGTATCGGTTGGCATGAATCTAGAGTTCCTACCATTAGCCAACTGGTTCCGAGAGGGGCTTGGGTTCCCATAGCAAGTCGGATCAAGGAAAAGGTCACTGGGGTTCCCATCATAGCATCGAACCGAGTGAATGATCCCATCACCATGCAAAAAGTTTTTGATGAAAATAGGGCCGATATCATTTCAATGGCAAGACCATTTCTTGCAGATCCATCCATTGTCAAAAAATTCCAAACCGGAATGTCAAATCGAATCAACACTTGTGTCGCTTGTAACCAAGCCTGTCTTGATCATGCCTTCCAAGAAAAATTTGTTTCCTGTATTGTGAACCCAGAAGCAGTCCATGAATTAGAATTTTCGAAACCTAAAACCACTGATCCTAAAAAAGTTCTCGTGATCGGAACAGGGCCTGCAGGGCTTGAGGCAGCACGCGCCAGTGCAAACCTTGGCCACAAAGTCACTCTTGTGGAAAAAGCCAATGTCCTTGGTGGTCAATTCCAGTTGGCATCTAACATTCCAGGTAAGTCAGAATTCAAAGAAACCATTCGATATTTTGCCAACGAACTACCTGCACTTGGAGTTGAGATTCGATTGAATACAAATGCAACCTTAACATTGTTAGAAACAGAAAATCCTGATGTTACTATATTTGCCAGCGGTGTGAAACCACGTGAGTTTTCTTTAAAAGGACTAGAAAATCTTCCATCAGGAAATTATACTGAGTATCTCACTGGAAAATTCAAACCAGGAAAACGTGTAGCAGTGATTGGTGGAGGAGGGATTGGTGTGGATGTGGCCCATAGATTGACGGAAGAAGAAGATCCAACTTTAAATTCCTATGATAAAAAATACAATATCAGTTCCTTTACCAATGCTGGGGTTCAGAAAGAAAAAGCACATAGGGATGTTGCTGTCTTTCGTAGGAATGGAAAACACGGAGCAGGGCTTGGGCCTACTACATTTTGGGCCCTCAAACAAGAGTTAGAATCTGTGGGAGTGGAATTTTACCAAGGCCTTACTTACAAAGAAGTCACAAAAGAAGGTTTAAAAGTGGAACTAAAAAATGGAGAAGAGTTTTTGTATCCTTGTGATTCACTGATTTTATGTGTGGGTCAGGAAAAAGAAAACTCTGTATTAGATGAATTCAAATCTAAATACCCAAATAAACAAACCATTGTGATTGGTGGGGCAAAAGATCCAAAAAATATCGATGCCAAACGAGCATTTTTAGAAGGTTTAGAAGCAGCGCATAGCATTCATTAG
- a CDS encoding acyl-CoA dehydrogenase family protein, protein MIANNYFSEDEDLQVIFNQLLDWDSIIKETEGEGFFDHQTFVKTNNPRYEMAPSTKEEAIELYTSSLEAMGDFFGNDVSQKSQTMDRNELKYSNGKVIFPKETIEVYEKFRNTGLMAYSLSREAGGLAFPATVGALYAMLMARADVAFCMTTTLLNLAQIVDRFGTPEQVETYATKAATGECLFAMSLTEPDYGSDLNNVRTVAVKQEDGSYRLTGTKRFISQGCGLGDHPALLLTLARTGKSEGGARGLSVFIVKSEDVFVAGIEKKMGIHASPTCEIVYENTYGEILGEEGLGLTRYTAGMTNFMRLVSASGGCGGGAAAYFECVKYAGERKQFGKPIGEIPAVAEMIHKIKRETNAMRLLTLETARVIDMYQHHQIRMEKVGKDDREIRKDEKVKYWSTLASTLTPMAKYYSSEEGHKCTNLAVQVFGGAGYTEDYDISRMFRDSRINTIYEGTSQIHVRIATGAILAGMAGDGNFRKYLNSLKAEIPTPSSFLLEQERVLEESIRVMRNIQEEVRKETVAENLMIQMTRYICSLLYEKSISKIKDSKVKETWEKDCRAYVIDSAAIAQSSLYRIQNFG, encoded by the coding sequence ATGATCGCAAATAACTATTTTTCAGAAGACGAAGACTTACAGGTAATTTTTAACCAACTTCTTGATTGGGATTCCATCATCAAAGAAACAGAAGGGGAAGGTTTTTTTGACCACCAAACATTTGTAAAAACAAATAACCCTCGTTATGAAATGGCTCCTTCTACAAAAGAAGAAGCAATCGAACTATATACTTCTAGTTTGGAAGCAATGGGTGATTTTTTTGGAAACGATGTGTCCCAAAAATCTCAGACAATGGATCGTAATGAATTAAAGTATTCCAATGGAAAGGTGATTTTTCCTAAAGAAACCATCGAGGTTTATGAAAAGTTTCGAAACACCGGTCTTATGGCGTATTCTCTTTCGAGAGAAGCAGGTGGTCTTGCTTTCCCGGCAACAGTAGGCGCACTGTATGCGATGCTTATGGCTCGCGCTGATGTTGCTTTTTGTATGACGACTACCTTACTCAACTTAGCACAAATTGTGGACCGGTTTGGAACACCCGAACAGGTAGAAACCTATGCCACCAAGGCTGCCACTGGAGAGTGTTTGTTTGCAATGTCCCTCACGGAACCTGATTATGGATCAGACCTAAACAATGTAAGAACTGTTGCGGTGAAACAAGAAGATGGAAGTTACCGCTTAACAGGAACCAAACGGTTCATCTCACAAGGTTGTGGGCTTGGTGATCATCCAGCCCTTCTTCTCACTCTGGCACGCACTGGAAAATCGGAAGGTGGGGCGAGAGGACTTTCTGTATTCATTGTTAAAAGTGAAGATGTATTTGTTGCAGGTATCGAAAAGAAAATGGGGATTCATGCTTCTCCCACTTGTGAAATTGTCTATGAAAACACTTACGGGGAAATTTTAGGAGAAGAAGGACTTGGTCTCACTCGTTATACTGCAGGAATGACAAACTTTATGCGACTTGTTTCTGCCTCCGGTGGTTGTGGTGGGGGAGCTGCTGCTTATTTTGAATGTGTGAAGTATGCAGGTGAAAGAAAACAATTTGGAAAACCCATTGGTGAAATTCCTGCAGTGGCAGAGATGATTCATAAAATCAAACGGGAAACCAACGCAATGCGACTTCTCACTTTAGAAACAGCTCGTGTGATTGATATGTACCAACACCATCAAATTCGGATGGAAAAAGTTGGGAAAGACGATAGGGAAATTCGAAAAGACGAAAAGGTAAAGTATTGGTCTACACTTGCTTCCACTCTCACTCCGATGGCAAAGTATTATAGTTCGGAAGAAGGACATAAATGTACCAATCTCGCTGTGCAAGTGTTTGGTGGTGCAGGTTACACAGAAGATTACGATATTTCTCGTATGTTTAGGGACTCTCGAATCAATACGATTTATGAAGGCACAAGTCAAATCCATGTTCGTATTGCTACAGGTGCCATTCTTGCCGGTATGGCAGGCGATGGAAATTTCAGAAAGTATCTCAATTCTTTGAAAGCGGAGATCCCAACTCCATCTTCTTTTCTATTGGAACAAGAAAGAGTTTTGGAAGAATCCATTCGTGTGATGCGAAACATCCAAGAAGAAGTGAGAAAAGAAACAGTCGCAGAAAACTTAATGATCCAGATGACTCGTTACATCTGTAGTTTGTTATACGAAAAATCAATTTCAAAAATTAAGGACTCTAAGGTCAAAGAAACTTGGGAAAAAGATTGCCGGGCCTATGTCATTGATAGTGCTGCCATTGCGCAGTCTTCTTTGTATCGAATTCAAAATTTTGGATAA
- a CDS encoding neutral/alkaline ceramidase, giving the protein MNSKRESRVRLGFTMICSFLVLHCSDQKPSPSPILGLVSAGASESSQSDLMSSSGVNRAVVPNLGSSPYLVGAGMYDITGPAAEVGMMGFAETAQKTEGIYMRLWSRAYIIGDASKRVVFVSADLGMIFQSIKQAVSKKIALDSELSPYYNEANVLLSATHTHSGPGGYSHYFLYNATTAGFIKENYDVIVDGIYRSIKLAHQNLVPGNVYINQGNLTDASKNRSAVAYDKNPVSERNFYGTNVDQTMTLLKLVAADGRELGMVNWFAVHPTNVGPTNKLIGGDNKGLASYLFEKSKSANYSATQTFVAAFAQSNAGDVTPNLWGPADGVNDYARQKIIAEKQLNKAQSLYSSANTQLTGSVDFRHTYVNFSNLYISSLGTSTCPAGMGASFSAGSVEDNAVSVDFFDEGTTVDSLDWNTNSADAFKASFLGGFLGVLWPTSVSEAYKLCHAEKPVLIPTGVASFDGNPWTPPVIPMQIIKIGNLAILAIPAEVSTMAGRRLRSLVKNVLENEYTVVAGLSNSYTSYLTTREEYSSQQYEGASTQFGPNTLLGYEQEFGKLASAMRNGVTSPAGPIPPDLTNYQATFQTGVVFDDVPLFKSFGTVFTQPSASYSSGATVNAVFWGAHPKNNMLIGSSFVDVEKLNGSTWSVVARDYDPSTTYRWQRDGVAYSKINVSWNTTSFPTGTYRLRHRGHWKSGWTGAISAYQGVTNNFTVQ; this is encoded by the coding sequence CGAGTGAGAGTTCTCAATCGGATTTAATGAGTTCGTCTGGTGTGAACCGAGCAGTGGTTCCAAATCTAGGTTCGTCGCCCTATTTAGTCGGTGCCGGAATGTATGACATCACGGGCCCCGCAGCAGAAGTGGGGATGATGGGATTTGCCGAAACAGCACAAAAAACAGAAGGGATTTATATGCGCCTTTGGTCAAGAGCCTATATCATTGGCGATGCTTCCAAACGAGTGGTATTTGTCAGTGCTGATTTGGGTATGATCTTTCAATCCATCAAACAAGCGGTGAGTAAAAAAATTGCTTTGGATTCGGAACTTTCTCCTTATTACAATGAAGCCAATGTTTTGCTTTCTGCAACTCATACACATAGTGGTCCTGGTGGTTACTCCCATTATTTTTTATACAATGCAACCACAGCAGGTTTTATCAAAGAAAACTATGACGTAATTGTGGATGGAATTTATCGTTCTATCAAATTAGCTCACCAAAATCTAGTGCCTGGGAATGTTTATATCAACCAAGGGAACTTAACCGATGCTAGTAAAAATCGGTCTGCTGTTGCTTACGATAAAAATCCAGTTAGTGAAAGAAACTTTTATGGAACGAACGTAGACCAAACAATGACTTTGTTGAAACTAGTAGCTGCAGATGGTAGAGAACTAGGAATGGTCAACTGGTTTGCTGTACACCCAACCAACGTAGGTCCAACTAACAAGTTGATTGGCGGTGATAATAAGGGACTTGCTTCTTATTTATTTGAAAAGTCAAAAAGTGCAAACTATTCCGCAACCCAAACCTTCGTGGCAGCTTTTGCTCAATCGAATGCTGGTGACGTCACACCGAACCTATGGGGTCCTGCTGATGGTGTGAATGATTATGCGCGTCAAAAAATCATTGCTGAAAAACAATTAAACAAAGCACAATCATTGTATTCTTCTGCCAACACCCAATTGACTGGTTCTGTTGACTTTCGACATACGTATGTTAACTTTTCAAACCTTTATATCAGTAGTTTGGGAACCTCTACTTGCCCTGCGGGAATGGGTGCTTCTTTTTCTGCTGGGAGTGTGGAAGATAATGCTGTCTCTGTAGACTTTTTTGATGAAGGAACCACGGTTGATTCACTTGATTGGAATACGAATTCTGCAGATGCATTTAAAGCAAGTTTCCTCGGCGGATTCCTTGGTGTTTTATGGCCTACTTCAGTGAGCGAAGCATATAAACTTTGTCATGCAGAAAAACCTGTCCTCATTCCTACAGGTGTGGCAAGTTTTGATGGCAATCCTTGGACTCCACCAGTGATTCCGATGCAGATTATAAAAATTGGAAACCTAGCGATTCTTGCCATTCCTGCCGAAGTGTCCACTATGGCTGGGAGAAGGCTTCGTTCTCTCGTAAAAAATGTTTTGGAAAACGAATACACAGTCGTAGCCGGACTTTCCAATTCTTATACTTCGTATCTGACAACAAGAGAAGAATACTCTTCACAACAATATGAAGGGGCATCCACACAATTTGGACCGAACACTTTACTCGGTTATGAACAAGAATTTGGAAAACTAGCAAGTGCTATGCGAAATGGGGTAACTTCCCCTGCAGGTCCAATCCCACCAGACCTCACCAATTACCAAGCCACTTTCCAAACGGGTGTTGTTTTTGATGATGTTCCCCTCTTTAAAAGTTTCGGAACAGTATTTACCCAACCTTCAGCTTCTTACAGCAGTGGTGCCACAGTGAATGCTGTCTTCTGGGGAGCTCATCCGAAAAATAACATGCTCATCGGAAGTAGCTTTGTGGATGTGGAAAAACTAAATGGATCGACATGGTCAGTGGTGGCAAGGGATTACGATCCATCCACAACATACCGATGGCAACGAGATGGGGTTGCTTATTCCAAAATCAATGTTTCTTGGAATACTACTTCCTTTCCAACAGGAACTTACCGGCTCAGACACCGGGGCCATTGGAAATCTGGTTGGACAGGCGCCATCAGTGCCTACCAAGGGGTTACAAACAATTTCACAGTGCAGTAA